From a region of the Streptomyces tirandamycinicus genome:
- the pgi gene encoding glucose-6-phosphate isomerase: MNAIRLNRRPEWAALTKHREQMADTHLRELFAADPERGSRYTLRAGDLHLDYSKHRVTDETLALLRDLAAATGVAELRDAMFRGEKINITEDRAVLHLALRAPRDAVIEVDGENVVPAVHAVLDKMSAFAEQIRSGRWTGHTGRPIRNVVNIGIGGSDLGPAMAYEALRAYTARDLAFRFVSNVDGADIHEAVRDLDPAETLFVIASKTFTTVETITNATTAREWLLTGLGAGQEAVAKHFVALSTNADKVAGFGIDVANMFEFWDWVGGRYSYDSAIGLSLMIAIGPERFREMLDGFHLVDEHFRTAPPERNAPMLMGLLGIWYGDFLDAQSHAVLPYSHYLSKFTAYLQQLDMESNGKSVDREGEHVDWQTGPVVWGTPGTNGQHAYYQLIHQGTKLIPADFIGFADPVDELPAGPAGHHDLLMANFFAQTQALAFGKTAEEVRAEGVPEELVPHKTFRGNHPTTTILAGKLTPSVLGQLVALYEHKVFVQGAVWNIDSFDQWGVELGKVLAKRLEPVLTEGRGGGDLDSSTAALVSTYRTLRGRSPLGGGA; this comes from the coding sequence ATGAACGCAATCCGGCTCAACCGGAGGCCCGAGTGGGCTGCTCTGACCAAGCACCGGGAGCAGATGGCGGACACGCATCTGCGGGAGCTCTTCGCCGCGGATCCCGAGCGCGGCAGCCGGTACACCCTGAGGGCCGGCGATCTGCACCTCGACTACTCCAAGCACCGGGTGACCGACGAGACGCTGGCGCTGCTGCGGGACCTCGCCGCCGCCACCGGGGTCGCCGAGCTGCGGGACGCCATGTTCCGCGGCGAGAAGATCAACATCACGGAGGACCGGGCGGTGCTGCACCTCGCGCTCCGCGCGCCCCGCGACGCGGTCATCGAGGTCGACGGCGAGAACGTCGTACCGGCCGTGCACGCCGTGCTCGACAAGATGAGCGCCTTCGCCGAGCAGATCCGCTCGGGCCGCTGGACCGGGCACACCGGCAGGCCCATCAGGAACGTCGTCAACATCGGTATCGGCGGCTCCGACCTCGGCCCCGCGATGGCCTATGAGGCGCTGCGCGCCTACACCGCGCGGGACCTGGCGTTCCGCTTCGTCTCGAACGTGGACGGGGCCGACATCCACGAGGCGGTCCGCGACCTCGACCCCGCGGAGACGCTGTTCGTCATCGCCTCCAAGACGTTCACCACCGTCGAGACCATCACCAACGCCACCACGGCCCGCGAGTGGCTCCTCACCGGGCTCGGAGCGGGCCAGGAGGCCGTGGCCAAGCACTTCGTCGCACTGTCCACCAACGCGGACAAGGTCGCCGGCTTCGGTATCGACGTCGCCAACATGTTCGAGTTCTGGGACTGGGTCGGCGGCCGCTACTCCTACGACTCGGCCATCGGGCTGTCGCTGATGATCGCCATCGGCCCGGAGCGGTTCCGCGAGATGCTGGACGGGTTCCACCTCGTCGACGAGCACTTCCGCACGGCGCCGCCGGAGCGGAACGCGCCCATGCTGATGGGCCTCCTCGGCATCTGGTACGGCGACTTCCTCGACGCCCAGTCGCACGCGGTCCTGCCCTACTCGCACTACCTGAGCAAGTTCACCGCGTACCTGCAGCAGTTGGACATGGAGTCGAACGGCAAGTCCGTCGACCGCGAGGGCGAGCACGTCGACTGGCAGACCGGCCCCGTCGTCTGGGGCACCCCGGGCACCAACGGGCAGCACGCCTACTACCAGTTGATCCACCAGGGCACCAAGCTCATCCCGGCCGACTTCATCGGCTTCGCCGATCCCGTCGACGAACTGCCGGCCGGACCGGCGGGACACCACGACCTGCTGATGGCCAACTTCTTCGCCCAGACCCAGGCGCTCGCCTTCGGCAAGACCGCGGAGGAGGTACGGGCGGAGGGCGTGCCCGAGGAGCTGGTGCCGCACAAGACCTTCCGCGGCAACCACCCGACCACGACGATCCTCGCCGGCAAGCTGACGCCCTCCGTCCTCGGTCAGCTCGTCGCGCTCTACGAGCACAAGGTCTTCGTCCAGGGCGCCGTCTGGAACATCGACTCCTTCGACCAGTGGGGCGTCGAACTCGGCAAGGTCCTGGCCAAACGCCTGGAGCCGGTGCTCACCGAGGGCCGCGGCGGCGGCGACCTCGACAGCTCCACCGCCGCGCTGGTGTCCACGTACCGCACGCTGCGCGGCCGGAGCCCGCTGGGCG
- a CDS encoding RNA polymerase-binding protein RbpA, whose protein sequence is MASGNAIRGSRVGAGPMGEAERGESAPRLRISFWCSNGHETQPSFASDAQVPDSWDCPRCGFPAGQDRDNPPDPPRTEPYKTHLAYVRERRSDADGEAILAEALAKLRGEI, encoded by the coding sequence GTGGCAAGTGGCAACGCGATCCGGGGAAGCCGGGTCGGCGCGGGGCCGATGGGGGAGGCCGAGCGGGGCGAGTCCGCGCCGCGTCTGCGCATCTCCTTCTGGTGCTCGAACGGGCACGAGACTCAGCCGAGCTTCGCCAGTGACGCACAGGTTCCGGACAGCTGGGACTGCCCGCGCTGCGGGTTCCCGGCCGGCCAGGACCGGGACAACCCGCCGGACCCGCCGCGCACCGAGCCGTACAAGACGCACCTCGCGTATGTGCGCGAGCGGCGCAGTGACGCGGACGGCGAGGCGATCCTCGCCGAGGCGCTCGCGAAGCTCCGGGGCGAGATCTGA
- the secG gene encoding preprotein translocase subunit SecG: MVMGFSIALIVFSLLLMLLVLMHKGKGGGLSDMFGGGMQSSVGGSSVAERNLDRITIVVGLMWFACIVVLALLMKLGG; encoded by the coding sequence GTGGTTATGGGGTTCTCGATCGCCCTGATCGTCTTCAGCCTGCTGCTGATGCTGCTGGTGCTGATGCACAAGGGGAAGGGCGGCGGCCTCTCCGACATGTTCGGTGGCGGTATGCAGTCGTCCGTCGGCGGCTCCTCGGTCGCCGAGCGCAACCTGGACCGCATCACCATCGTGGTCGGTCTGATGTGGTTCGCGTGCATTGTCGTACTTGCTCTGCTGATGAAGCTGGGCGGCTGA